Proteins co-encoded in one Macadamia integrifolia cultivar HAES 741 unplaced genomic scaffold, SCU_Mint_v3 scaffold1921, whole genome shotgun sequence genomic window:
- the LOC122065196 gene encoding uncharacterized protein LOC122065196: MDTDEGTQSKGRDIAIWPSEVSHFMLDCLCKIKRDGKSGDNGLKKPVWQAVTLSINDRFQLKFEWEQVRNHYRIWKARLRALCDLQKTSGMGWNEAESRFDAPQHFWNELKRKEQRYWKEHRVLSVHLATAAWLGNKVANGNDSSHPSDAIHDDAFANPVPLEELHDLEVEQEETVFL; encoded by the exons ATGGATACAGACGAAGGAACACAGTCCAAAGGACGTGACATAGCAATCTGGCCAAGTGAAGTTTCACATTTTATGCTAGATTGCCTATGTAAAATCAAGAGAGATGGGAAAAGTGGAGACAATGGTCTCAAGAAACCAGTATGGCAGGCTGTTACACTTTCTATCAATGATAGATTCCAGCTGAAATTTGAATGGGAGCAAGTGAGGAACCATTACAGAATTTGGAAAGCAAGACTGAGGGCCTTATGTGATCTCCAAAAAACTTCTGGGATGGGTTGGAACGAAGCAGAATCGAGATTCGATGCGCCCCAACATTTTTGGAATGAATTGAAG agaaaGGAACAAAGGTACTGGAAAGAGCACAGAGTCCTTTCGGTTCATTTGGCAACAGCTGCATGGTTAGGAAACAAAGTCGCTAATGGGAATGATTCAAGTCACCCATCTGATGCTATCCATGATGATGCCTTTGCCAATCCAGTCCCTCTTGAGGAATTACATGACTTGGAGGTTGAGCAGGAAGAAACAGTTTTTTTATGA
- the LOC122065192 gene encoding uncharacterized protein LOC122065192 isoform X2: protein MVWLQWKELQQAQTMSHTTGRTTFALVKHNLRKKNPDGAEPSRIQMHKVTHTRKDDKIVDEASREIILTIEDIAEADPYLGNLFGRYLHGFCPPLISSDDDAKYDLGIE from the exons ATGGTGTGGCTTCAGTGGAAGGAGTTACAACAAGCACAAACGATGTCCCATACAACTGGCCGGACGACCTTTGCACTGGTTAAACACAATCTA aggaagaagaatcctGATGGTGCAGAACCTTCTAGAATTCAAATGCATAAGGTTACCCACACAAGGAAAGATGATAAAATAGTAGATGAAGCATCAAGAGAAATCATA CTGACAATTGAGGATATTGCAGAGGCTGACCCATATTTAGGCAATCTATTTGGCAG gTACTTGCATGGATTTTGTCCTCCACTTATATCCTCTGATGATGATGCAAAGTACGACTTGGGGATTGAATAA
- the LOC122065192 gene encoding uncharacterized protein LOC122065192 isoform X1: MVWLQWKELQQAQTMSHTTGRTTFALVKHNLRKKNPDGAEPSRIQMHKVTHTRKDDKIVDEASREIILTIEDIAEADPYLGNLFGTCMDFVLHLYPLMMMQSTTWGLNNYRDV; the protein is encoded by the exons ATGGTGTGGCTTCAGTGGAAGGAGTTACAACAAGCACAAACGATGTCCCATACAACTGGCCGGACGACCTTTGCACTGGTTAAACACAATCTA aggaagaagaatcctGATGGTGCAGAACCTTCTAGAATTCAAATGCATAAGGTTACCCACACAAGGAAAGATGATAAAATAGTAGATGAAGCATCAAGAGAAATCATA CTGACAATTGAGGATATTGCAGAGGCTGACCCATATTTAGGCAATCTATTTG gTACTTGCATGGATTTTGTCCTCCACTTATATCCTCTGATGATGATGCAAAGTACGACTTGGGGATTGAATAACTACCGTGATGTGTGA
- the LOC122065195 gene encoding putative nuclease HARBI1: protein MDSWREYDEMYYEKRKKIIILTGIVVVVAVEQYKKLFIRKQPYRGESLRGFIETERIISVSNRTCRSIIRMSRKTFFSLCQLMQESDFLRDSPTVRVEEQLVMFLQTIGHNLKNRKAVHDFGHSGETVSRYFNLVLGAVIKLYPILLKPLCTTTHERISSNCRSFYPYFKDCIGAIDGSHVPAWVPLDQHCRFRDRHGEISQNILAACDFNMKFTYILSGCEGSASDSRILEDALHRDGEGWILVPQGKFYLDDAGFANQKGFMRPYRNVCYHLKEWRNSNQSPTNKKELFNLRHSKLRNVIERAFRLLKSKFTILKSQVEYPYKTQTRIVLACVLIHNHILTQNSAQEEEDFIADEEAEATTNGQTTQEETNMVVDSDASDGDCDGEDFRMRTGNNSGMNWLT, encoded by the coding sequence ATGGATTCGTGGAGAGAATATGATGAGATGTATTATGAGAAGCGCAAGAAAATCATTATCTTAACGGGAATTGTTGTGGTTGTAGCAGTGGAACagtacaaaaaattatttattcgTAAACAACCATATCGTGGTGAGAGTCTTAGAGGATTCATCGAGACAGAGAGAATTATTAGTGTTTCTAACCGCACATGTCGGAGCATCATAAGAATGAGCAGAAAAACATTCTTCTCTCTATGTCAATTGATGCAAGAGTCAGACTTTCTTAGAGATAGCCCAACAGTACGAGTCGAGGAACAGTTGGTAATGTTCTTACAAACCATTGGCCATAATTTGAAGAACCGAAAAGCAGTACATGATTTTGGCCATTCGGGTGAAACTGTAAGCCGATACTTTAATTTAGTGTTGGGTGCTGTAATAAAATTGTACCCAATACTACTCAAGCCACTGTGTACCACAACACATGAGCGAATCTCCAGTAATTGTAGAAGCTTCTACCCGTACTTCAAAGACTGTATTGGAGCTATTGATGGTTCACATGTTCCGGCTTGGGTACCACTTGACCAACATTGTCGTTTTCGCGATAGGCATGGAGAAATATCTCAAAATATCTTAGCTGCATGTGACTTTAATATGAAATTCACATACATACTTTCTGGCTGTGAAGGATCTGCttcagattcaagaattttggaAGATGCTCTACACAGAGATGGTGAGGGTTGGATTTTGGTACctcaaggaaaattttatttggatgATGCAGGTTTTGCTAACCAAAAGGGGTTTATGAGGCCATATCGTAATGTGTGTTACCATTTGAAAGAGTGGCGTAACTCAAACCAGTCTCCAACAAATAAGAAGGAACTGTTTAACTTGCGGCATTCCAAGTTAAGGAATGTAATTGAACGTGCATTCCGTCTTTTGAAGTCTAAATTTACGATTCTaaaaagtcaagtagagtaccCATATAAGACACAAACAAGGATTGTGCTTGCATGTGTTCTTATACACAATCATATTCTGACTCAAAATAGtgctcaagaagaagaagatttcatTGCAGATGAGGAAGCAGAGGCAACAACTAATGGACAGACAACTCAGGAGGAAACAAATATGGTGGTTGATAGTGATGCTAGTGACGGTGATTGTGATGGGGAAGATTTCAGAATGAGAACTGGGAACAATTCCGGGATGAATTGGCTGACGTAA